In one Pseudarthrobacter sp. NBSH8 genomic region, the following are encoded:
- a CDS encoding CHRD domain-containing protein yields MNKTLRFMAVPTLALAALALSSSPAMAADQSYQSTLGQINGSTGSGTVTVDVTGNQAHVVLNVSGLASTFMDAPYPHVQHIHGGAQGTCPAPSADKDGDQVISTTEGAPFYGGIVTTLSTSGDTSPAAGLDLKVAGQGASYTVDRTFEVNAETKAALAAGTAVVVVHGLDPATLSAAGQAAKSDLAPTLPLAATSPALCGTLTAGQMKMPAGGADTGVSQETGNDAGALALGGGLVLVALAGGAYAVRRRNANAAA; encoded by the coding sequence ATGAATAAGACACTTCGCTTTATGGCTGTCCCCACCCTGGCTTTGGCGGCACTGGCCCTTTCCAGTTCCCCCGCGATGGCAGCGGATCAGTCCTACCAGTCGACCCTGGGCCAGATCAACGGCAGCACAGGTTCGGGCACCGTCACGGTTGATGTCACCGGCAATCAGGCCCACGTTGTCCTGAACGTTTCGGGCCTGGCCTCGACGTTTATGGACGCACCGTACCCGCACGTCCAGCATATCCACGGCGGAGCCCAGGGCACCTGCCCGGCACCGTCGGCGGATAAGGACGGCGACCAGGTCATCTCCACCACCGAAGGTGCCCCGTTCTACGGCGGTATCGTGACCACTCTCTCCACCAGCGGGGACACCAGTCCGGCTGCGGGCTTGGATCTTAAGGTCGCCGGGCAGGGCGCCTCCTACACTGTTGACCGCACGTTTGAGGTGAACGCCGAGACCAAGGCCGCCCTGGCTGCCGGTACGGCCGTTGTTGTGGTCCACGGCCTTGACCCCGCCACCCTCAGCGCGGCCGGCCAGGCCGCCAAGTCAGACCTGGCACCGACCCTGCCGCTGGCCGCGACGTCCCCTGCCCTGTGCGGGACCTTGACGGCCGGGCAGATGAAGATGCCCGCCGGCGGCGCTGACACCGGCGTCAGCCAGGAGACAGGGAACGACGCCGGAGCCCTCGCCCTGGGCGGTGGCCTGGTCCTGGTCGCTCTTGCCGGCGGAGCCTACGCAGTGCGCCGCCGCAACGCCAACGCAGCAGCCTAA
- a CDS encoding cupredoxin domain-containing protein, which produces MRTINRVLAVAVAVSLAGITGCGVQSAPPAGSSTSAPSPDAPAQSGDAVITIRDFAYEVPASVKPGATVTVTNADSAPHTLTAKDNGGFDVEVPAGATVIFQAPAVPGDYGIICTFHPQMTGTLVVK; this is translated from the coding sequence ATGAGAACCATCAATCGTGTTCTGGCTGTAGCTGTAGCCGTGTCGCTCGCCGGCATCACCGGATGCGGGGTGCAGAGCGCACCCCCGGCCGGCAGCAGTACCTCCGCCCCGTCCCCTGATGCGCCGGCACAGTCCGGTGACGCCGTCATCACCATCAGGGACTTCGCCTACGAAGTTCCGGCATCCGTAAAACCGGGAGCGACGGTCACGGTAACGAACGCGGACAGCGCCCCGCATACCCTCACGGCCAAAGACAACGGCGGTTTCGACGTCGAGGTCCCGGCAGGCGCGACGGTGATTTTTCAGGCACCGGCTGTTCCCGGTGACTACGGGATCATTTGTACTTTTCATCCGCAAATGACCGGGACGCTGGTCGTGAAATGA
- the sigK gene encoding ECF RNA polymerase sigma factor SigK, whose amino-acid sequence MNSSSEPQRPLSPETARDALAQLLVRTAQGDHQAFSDFYDQTSARVFGLVRRVLIDRELSEDVTQEVFIMVWQKSSQYSPIAGSPMAWLMTIAHRRAVDRVRSQYRSQIRDRRWAGYTENTANDEVSETVINRMDAQTLHRTLGCLSPLQREAIVLAYLGCLTYREVAEQLSTPLPTIKSRIRDGLSRLRTELEPA is encoded by the coding sequence ATGAACAGTTCGAGCGAGCCACAACGTCCCTTGTCCCCTGAGACGGCCAGGGATGCCCTGGCGCAACTCCTTGTGCGCACAGCGCAGGGTGATCATCAGGCATTCAGCGATTTTTATGATCAAACGTCGGCGCGGGTGTTCGGCCTGGTCCGCCGCGTGCTCATCGATCGCGAGCTAAGCGAGGACGTAACCCAGGAAGTTTTCATCATGGTCTGGCAAAAGTCGTCGCAATACAGCCCGATCGCGGGAAGCCCCATGGCATGGCTCATGACGATCGCGCACCGCAGAGCGGTTGACAGAGTCCGTTCGCAATACCGCAGCCAAATCCGGGACAGGCGCTGGGCTGGCTACACCGAGAACACGGCTAATGACGAAGTATCCGAGACGGTCATCAACAGGATGGACGCCCAAACCCTTCACCGGACCCTGGGTTGCCTGTCCCCGCTCCAGCGCGAGGCCATCGTCCTGGCCTACCTTGGGTGCCTGACCTACCGTGAGGTCGCCGAACAGCTCTCCACACCGCTGCCCACCATCAAGTCCCGCATCAGAGACGGCCTGTCGCGGCTGCGAACGGAACTCGAACCGGCGTAG
- a CDS encoding flagellar basal body protein, with amino-acid sequence MLESVTSAALASALDGLALRQRTIANNIANINTPNYQAKRVSFEAALASSVRNGSGSAAATVSPSLEPTQLNGNNVNLDTETLSNIDTVLRYQFAARAVNGQFTALRAAMRTN; translated from the coding sequence GTGCTCGAATCCGTGACCTCCGCGGCGCTTGCCAGCGCCTTGGACGGCTTGGCGCTGCGCCAGCGCACCATCGCCAACAACATCGCGAACATCAACACGCCGAACTACCAGGCCAAGCGGGTCTCCTTCGAGGCGGCGCTCGCATCCTCCGTGCGCAATGGCAGCGGGTCTGCGGCAGCCACCGTCTCGCCGTCGCTTGAACCGACCCAGCTCAACGGCAACAACGTAAACCTGGACACCGAAACCCTGTCCAACATCGACACGGTGCTGCGCTACCAGTTCGCCGCCCGCGCAGTCAACGGCCAGTTCACAGCCCTTCGCGCCGCGATGAGGACCAACTGA
- the fliS gene encoding flagellar export chaperone FliS, whose product MTTSFGYANAGQRNQYLADSVLSAPPARLLTMLYDRLLLDLARAETAQQAANWPVAAENLLHAQAILTELSSSLNVDAWDGASGLLGIYNYASTALINANIQRDAGLTREAIDLLEPLRQTWHEAAAAIPATPGTGGGTLGIG is encoded by the coding sequence ATGACCACCTCCTTCGGCTACGCAAACGCCGGCCAGCGCAACCAGTACCTGGCGGACTCCGTGCTTTCGGCCCCGCCGGCGCGCCTGCTCACCATGCTCTACGACCGGCTCCTGCTGGACCTGGCCAGGGCCGAAACGGCGCAGCAGGCAGCCAACTGGCCGGTGGCTGCAGAAAACCTCCTGCACGCCCAGGCCATCCTGACGGAGCTCTCCTCGTCACTGAACGTGGATGCCTGGGACGGGGCCAGCGGCCTGCTGGGCATCTACAACTACGCATCCACCGCACTGATCAACGCGAACATCCAGCGGGATGCCGGGCTGACCCGGGAGGCCATCGACCTGCTGGAACCGTTGCGGCAGACCTGGCACGAGGCCGCCGCCGCGATTCCGGCCACGCCCGGAACAGGCGGCGGGACGCTCGGCATTGGCTAG
- a CDS encoding cupredoxin domain-containing protein has protein sequence MTEQSASAVPTNQAPAPSNSSPGTPPAAAAAKILIKGFKYQGSETVSPGATISVVNEDIEAHSITADTGAAFDATIKAGDGSFTAPAEPGTYPYHCIFHGNMKGTLTVK, from the coding sequence ATGACGGAACAATCAGCCTCAGCGGTGCCCACGAACCAAGCCCCCGCCCCCTCCAACTCCAGCCCCGGAACTCCGCCGGCCGCAGCCGCAGCGAAAATCCTGATCAAGGGCTTCAAATACCAGGGATCCGAAACCGTAAGCCCCGGAGCGACGATCAGCGTCGTCAACGAAGACATAGAAGCGCACAGCATCACCGCGGACACCGGCGCGGCGTTCGATGCCACCATCAAAGCCGGCGACGGCAGCTTCACCGCCCCGGCTGAGCCCGGAACCTACCCGTACCACTGCATCTTCCATGGCAACATGAAGGGCACTCTCACCGTGAAATGA
- a CDS encoding TetR/AcrR family transcriptional regulator → MAPHESDGKALAPGKPDDDTARELVLAAASQLFYARGFTAVGMDELRAESGVSLKRLYRLFPAKEAIVEDVLHIWRDIWTTGVTAQVEAAQEPREQLLAVYDFLASWFTSEGFRGCAFINSFGEVGGASGRITDIVREQKKHFQDYLAQLAAGAGAPAALAPQLAILAEGAITTAAISASAEPARQARAAAEILIDVAFHNSRTSR, encoded by the coding sequence GTGGCCCCACACGAGTCAGACGGGAAGGCCCTTGCCCCCGGTAAGCCGGATGATGACACGGCCAGAGAGCTCGTGCTCGCGGCCGCGAGCCAACTCTTTTATGCCCGCGGGTTCACAGCGGTGGGGATGGATGAGTTGCGGGCCGAATCCGGTGTCTCGCTCAAGCGCCTGTACCGTCTGTTCCCGGCCAAGGAGGCCATCGTGGAGGACGTCCTCCACATCTGGAGGGACATCTGGACCACCGGAGTCACCGCCCAGGTCGAGGCAGCACAGGAGCCCCGCGAACAGCTTCTGGCGGTTTACGACTTTCTGGCCAGCTGGTTCACATCAGAGGGATTCCGCGGGTGCGCCTTTATCAATTCCTTTGGTGAGGTCGGAGGGGCATCCGGACGCATCACCGACATCGTCAGGGAACAGAAGAAGCACTTTCAGGACTATCTGGCCCAGCTGGCCGCAGGGGCGGGAGCACCCGCTGCGCTTGCTCCGCAGCTGGCCATACTGGCGGAAGGGGCAATCACAACAGCGGCGATCTCCGCCAGCGCAGAACCGGCCCGCCAAGCCCGCGCAGCAGCGGAAATCCTCATTGACGTCGCCTTCCACAACTCCCGCACCAGCCGTTGA
- a CDS encoding sortase domain-bontaining protein, translating to MRTTNHGRRGGFLAPAAAGVLLLLALAGCAAGTSGTPDAGAMPSASASSSVPASPPSAPSPPTAPSAAAPATAGQQLPVLGASAPVTLSIASIGVRTDLLHLGLRENGSLEVPQDTGSGAPASWYNGSPTPGERGPSVMLGHVNALGGNQGVFADLRKLTPGTEINVSRTDGSTAVFTVDRGALYSKNGFPTLEVYGNTPGAELRLITCDGYDPATGLFDDNYVIYAKLKA from the coding sequence GTGAGAACCACGAACCACGGCCGCCGCGGGGGCTTCCTGGCCCCCGCGGCGGCCGGGGTTCTGCTCCTGCTGGCCCTGGCCGGCTGCGCCGCCGGAACATCGGGAACTCCCGACGCCGGCGCCATGCCTTCGGCCTCTGCCTCGTCGTCGGTGCCGGCCAGCCCGCCGTCGGCCCCGTCCCCACCCACCGCGCCGTCGGCGGCTGCCCCGGCGACGGCCGGCCAACAGCTTCCGGTGTTGGGTGCCTCAGCTCCGGTCACCCTGAGCATTGCCTCGATCGGGGTCCGGACCGACCTGCTCCACCTGGGCCTGCGGGAGAACGGCTCCCTGGAAGTCCCGCAGGACACCGGCAGCGGCGCACCAGCGAGCTGGTACAACGGCTCACCAACGCCCGGGGAACGCGGGCCCTCCGTGATGCTGGGCCACGTCAACGCGCTCGGCGGCAACCAGGGTGTTTTCGCGGACCTCCGCAAACTCACACCCGGTACCGAGATCAACGTCTCCCGAACCGACGGCAGCACAGCCGTGTTCACCGTTGACCGCGGAGCCCTCTACAGCAAAAACGGGTTCCCCACCCTCGAGGTCTACGGCAACACCCCAGGCGCCGAACTCCGCCTGATCACCTGCGACGGCTACGACCCCGCCACCGGGCTCTTCGACGACAACTACGTCATCTACGCCAAACTCAAAGCCTGA
- the fliD gene encoding flagellar filament capping protein FliD — protein sequence MGLAIDGLSSGLDTTSLIKSLMTLEAAPQNLIKSKAAAVQSRISALQGLNSALADLATRATKLADPKSLELYTATSSSAKVTTTVGAGAKPGAMDFTVSQIAQTQVSVTRNLTAWPEATLTIVGQDGKTTTVTPQGTSLDDVVTAVNGSAAGVVASKVSVGGGEYRLQFTSAKSGESGGFTISDPNPTAGLTTVQTSQDAQIKLWTGTAAEVTLNSPSNTFAELLPGVSAAVSEVSSTATRVTVARDNAQISKAVSDLVSGVNGILAQISTKTAVVSSTNATGSPITSGGVFTGDSTIRTVNAAILAAASQPLDGKSPSELGISITKTGTMEFNATKFGDALAKDPTGTLAAVATIAGRLADAAKQASDPVNGLLSTKIKGQQSTAKDYATQIENWDDRLQTRRTTLQRTYSALEVALSGMKAQSAWLSSQLAGLSSGSSSS from the coding sequence GTGGGCCTAGCCATCGATGGACTCTCCAGTGGTCTGGACACCACGTCCCTGATCAAATCGCTGATGACGCTCGAGGCGGCGCCGCAGAACCTCATCAAGAGCAAAGCCGCCGCGGTGCAATCCCGCATTTCCGCGCTGCAGGGCCTCAATTCCGCCCTCGCGGACCTCGCCACCAGGGCCACAAAACTCGCCGATCCAAAGAGCCTCGAGCTCTACACAGCCACCAGCAGCTCAGCCAAAGTGACGACGACAGTCGGCGCTGGCGCCAAGCCGGGTGCCATGGATTTCACCGTCTCACAAATCGCTCAGACCCAGGTCTCGGTAACCCGGAACCTCACCGCATGGCCGGAGGCCACCCTCACTATCGTCGGTCAGGACGGCAAGACCACAACGGTCACCCCGCAGGGCACCTCCCTTGACGACGTGGTCACCGCCGTCAACGGATCTGCGGCAGGGGTCGTCGCGTCGAAGGTGTCGGTGGGCGGCGGCGAATATCGACTGCAATTTACCTCGGCAAAATCCGGTGAATCCGGTGGCTTCACCATTTCCGACCCCAACCCCACCGCAGGGTTGACAACGGTTCAGACCTCCCAGGACGCACAGATCAAGCTGTGGACCGGGACGGCAGCGGAAGTGACGCTCAACTCGCCCTCCAATACTTTTGCCGAGCTGCTGCCGGGCGTCTCTGCCGCAGTGTCGGAAGTTTCCAGCACGGCGACCCGGGTCACCGTTGCCCGGGACAACGCCCAGATCAGCAAGGCCGTCTCGGACCTGGTCAGTGGCGTCAACGGAATCCTGGCCCAGATCTCCACTAAGACCGCAGTGGTCAGCAGCACCAACGCCACCGGGTCCCCCATCACGTCCGGTGGAGTGTTCACCGGGGACAGCACCATCCGGACTGTCAATGCTGCGATACTGGCTGCCGCATCCCAGCCCCTCGACGGAAAATCACCCTCCGAGCTCGGCATCAGCATCACCAAAACCGGAACTATGGAGTTCAACGCCACCAAGTTCGGCGACGCCCTGGCCAAGGACCCCACCGGGACCCTGGCAGCTGTGGCCACGATCGCGGGCCGCTTGGCGGACGCCGCCAAGCAGGCCTCCGACCCGGTCAACGGATTGCTCAGCACCAAAATCAAGGGACAGCAGAGCACAGCCAAGGATTACGCCACCCAGATCGAAAACTGGGACGACCGGCTGCAAACCCGCCGAACCACCCTCCAGCGGACCTATTCTGCCCTCGAAGTTGCCCTCAGCGGCATGAAAGCCCAATCCGCCTGGCTGTCCTCTCAACTTGCCGGTCTCTCCTCAGGAAGCTCCTCATCATGA